The following are encoded in a window of Harmonia axyridis chromosome 7, icHarAxyr1.1, whole genome shotgun sequence genomic DNA:
- the LOC123685248 gene encoding beta-alanine-activating enzyme: MSIMMCCEGKILQILSYEDTVRYSQSLETFFNQNIPTKSYIAIFMTHNIYIPSLIHSIKNCGHIFIPINKNDSKQEIEDLVREASIQYLVSLESNEESFENFHLLNKIVLGSGEIFLWKNEIERKQCPIDDSLICILSTSGTTGKRKLVKIESYCIEKNVNNLSNIFNLNKDDVIFYGTPLTFDPSLVELFLAFESKATLLIVPDEVKLNSERLFQTLFSKTEEYKNITFLQTVPSLFTRWTDKQIQYIIKKTQLRILVFGGEPFPSKILTYERSLRIFNIYGITEISCWATIYEVQDDNEVFIGKPLEETFLKICNEGKEVQEGFGELVLGSKTRHCYVNNEIKKVDWRFTGDLVIKNSQGITYIGRNDSKIKRLGHQIFLYECERKIFNEMGLTCKYVWHAEDCKLLLFISIPLNDLGNRIKILDKLRLKLLRLLSKEEFPDFIDLISTFPVTQNGKIDIGTLIEIYKRNNEKERKKEPSEVILMTIAKYLGHSLKTITNLKNCTFENLGGNSILYILLTNELKDILEYNLPSEFHSLLLNGSLEDCMHFLDNFQNLENEKRKISRDEDLEIDTKRAKYPAGVEIVWKFNLFGCVDATPLIFKRHGRVYVGVGSFSNFFVILDALTGETKFLKQFPDSLGSEAAISPCLNYLYFGCFDGNLYCINLEDYSVAWSYETEKSIKCQPGFCLNDKAIVFGSYDKHIHCIKVENGGFIWKTLIQESIIAVPILHKERKQILVTTLSGSCLSISEETGGILWKIKLKYPIFGTPVLKENKLISCDVIGNVYFIDIESGSKLSETKVDGEIYSSIKCSNYHFIIASTKGIVSKCKLMNNNSNCDVDNSLDLGSSISSTPVIFEIDKYVLIGIFTSKGDFYLINFENMKILTYWRCPGEVYSSCIFNDSKLYVGCRDDNLYCLGLQIFEFE; the protein is encoded by the exons atgagTATTATGATGTGTTGTGAAgggaaaattcttcaaatattatcTTATGAAGATACTGTCAGATATAGCCAGAGTTTAGAAACATTTTTCAACCAAAATATTCCCACGAAAAGTTATATTGCTATATTTATGACAcacaatatatatataccttCTTTAATACATAg tATTAAAAATTGTGGCCACATATTTATAcccataaataaaaatgattcGAAGCAAGAAATAGAAGATCTAGTCAGAGAAGCAAGTATTCAGTATCTGGTATCCCTTGAGAGCAATGAagaatcatttgaaaattttcatttgttaaaTAAAATAGTTCTAGGAAgtggagaaatatttttatggaaaaatgaaattgagaGAAAACAATGTCCTATAGATGATTCTTTAATATGCATCTTATCTACCTCTGGTACTACTGGAAAAAGAAAATTAGTTAAAATAGAATCATATTGCATTGAGAAAAATGTGAATAATCTTAG CAACATATTCAACTTAAATAAAGATGACGTGATATTTTATGGCACTCCACTAACATTTGATCCATCTCTAGTAGAACTTTTTCTTGCTTTCGAATCAAAAGCTACATTATTGATTGTTCCAGATGAAGTCAAATTGAACTCGGAGAGACTTTTCCaaacattattttctaaaactgaagaatataaaaacatCACATTTCTTCAGACTGTTCCTTCTTTATTTACAAGATGGACAGATAAACAAATTCAgtatataataaagaaaaccCAACTGAGGATTTTAGTTTTTGGAGGAGAACCTTTTCCCTCCAAGATCCTAACATATGAAAGATCCTTGAGAATCTTTAATATTTACGGAATAACAGAAATTTCTTGTTGGGCTACTATTTACGAGGTTCAAGATGATAATGAAGTATTTATCGGGAAACCTCTAGAAGAAACATTCTTAAAAATATGTAATGAGGGAAAAGAGGTTCAGGAGGGTTTTGGTGAATTGGTCTTAG GGAGCAAAACGAGGCATTGTTACGTAAATAATGAGATCAAGAAAGTTGATTGGAGATTTACAGGAGATCTTGTTATAAAAAACAGTCAAGGAATAACGTATATTGGCAGAAATGATAGTAAAATAAAACGTTTAGGAcaccaaatttttttgtatgaatgtgaaaggaaaattttcaatgaaatgggACTAACCTGTAAATATGTATGGCATGCAGAGGActgtaaattattattattcatttcgatTCCATTGAATGATCTTGGAAATCGAATCAAGATATTAGACAAATTGAGGCTGAAACTACTACGGTTATTATCAAAAGAAGAATTTCCTGATTTCATAGATCTTATTTCTACATTTCCAGTTACccaaaatggaaaaattgacATTGGAACTTTAATTGAAATCTacaaaagaaataatgaaaaagaaaggaaaaaaGAACCATCTGAGGTGATCCTTATGACAATTGCTAAATATCTCGGCCACAGCTTAAAGACTATTACCAACTTGAAGAATTGTACGTTTGAAAATCTTGGAGGAAATTCGATTTTGTATATATTGCTAACAAATGAACTCAAAGATATTTTGGAGTATAATTTACCTTCAGAGTTTCATTCGTTACTATTAAATGGGAGTTTAGAAGATTGCATGCATTTTCTTGATAACTTTCAAAacttagaaaatgaaaaaaggaaaatttccaGAGACGAAGACcttgaaattgatacaaaaaGAGCAAAATATCCAGCTGGTGttgaaattgtttggaaattcaatttgttcGGATGTGTTGATGCTACCCCATTGATCTTCAAAAGACA TGGGAGAGTTTATGTTGGAGTtggaagtttttcaaatttttttgtgatattggATGCCTTAACTGGTGAAACAAAATTCCTTAAACAATTTCCGGATTCTTTAGGAAGTGAAGCTGCTATATCACCTTGTTTGAATTACCTTTATTTTGGATGCTTCGATGGAAATTTGTACTGTATAAATTTGGAGGATTATAGTGTTGCTTGGAGCtatgaaacagaaaaatcaattaaatgcCAGCCTGGTTTTTGTTTGAACGACAAAGCCATAGTGTTCGGATCTTACGATAAACACATACACTGCATCAAAGTTGaa AATGGAGGTTTCATCTGGAAGACATTAATTCAAGAGAGTATAATTGCAGTACCCATACTTCATAAGGAAAGGAAACAAATTTTAGTTACAACTTTATCTGGTTCTTGTTTATCAATTTCCGAAGAGACAGGAGGAATTTTGTGGAAAATTAAACTCAAATATCCGATATTTGGTACACCTgttttaaaagaaaataaactgATATCATGTGACGTTATaggaaatgtttattttatCGATATAGAGTCGGGTAGTAAGCTTTCGGAGACCAAAGTGGATGGtgaaatttattcttcaatcaaatgttcaaattatcatttcattattGCATCAACCAAAGGAATTGTATCCAAATGTAAATTGATGAATAACAACTCCAATTGTGATGTTGACAACAGTTTAGATTTGGGGTCTTCGATTTCTTCAACACcagttatttttgaaattgacaaATATGTACTAATTGGGATTTTCACTTCAAAAGgagatttttatttgattaattttgaaaatatgaagatTCTCACTTATTGGAGGTGTCCGGGTGAGGTTTATTCATCTTGTATTTTCAACGATTCCAAATTATATGTGGGTTGTAGAGACGATAATTTATATTGTTTAGGATTACAAATTTTTGAGTTTGAATAG
- the LOC123685251 gene encoding charged multivesicular body protein 2a has translation MEWLFGKKLSPEELLRKNQRALNKAMRDLDREKQKMEQQEKKIIMDIKKLAKEGQMDAVKIMARDLVRTRRYVKKFMLMKANIQAVSLKIQTLRSQNTMAEAMKGVTRAMASMNRQLNLPQIQKILQEFEKQSEIMDMKEEVMNDAIDDAMEDDADEEESDAVVSQVLDELGLQLTDQLSNLPDAGGAIPAAGQKHHVPAAAVAGGGGGGSVSDIDADLQARLDNLRRE, from the exons ATGGAGTGGTTATTCGGTAAGAAATTAAGTCCAGAGGAATTATTGCGTAAAAACCAAAGAGCTCTTAACAAGGCAATGAGGGACTTGGACAGGGAGAAACAGAAAATGGAACAAcaggagaaaaaaattataatggatATCAAAAAATTAGCCAAGGAAGGACAAATG GATGCTGTCAAAATAATGGCAAGAGATCTTGTAAGGACCCGGAGGTATGTTAAGAAGTTCATGTTGATGAAAGCTAATATTCAAGCTGTATCGCTGAAAATTCAGACTCTAAGATCACAAAATACAATGGCTGAAGCAATGAAGGGTGTTACTCGAGCTATGGCTAGTATGAATAGGCAACTTAATTTGccacaaattcaaaaaattcttcaagaattCGAAAAGCAATCTGAAATCATGGACATGAAAGAAGAAGTTATGAATGACGCTATTGATGATGCTATGGAGGATGATGCAGATGAAGAAGAAAG tgATGCTGTTGTGAGTCAAGTTTTAGATGAACTAGGCCTACAACTTACAGATCAACTCTCAAATCTACCAGATGCTGGTGGGGCTATACCTGCAGCTGGTCAAAAACATCATGTCCCGGCAGCAGCAGTGGCAGGTGGAGGTGGTGGAGGCAGTGTTTCAGATATCGATGCCGATTTACAAGCACGATTGGATAATTTGAGAAGAGAGTAG